One stretch of Pomacea canaliculata isolate SZHN2017 linkage group LG1, ASM307304v1, whole genome shotgun sequence DNA includes these proteins:
- the LOC112561018 gene encoding serine/threonine-protein phosphatase 6 regulatory ankyrin repeat subunit A-like, producing the protein MCKDEDDRKKLVTGQNKDGLTALHFAALGDDPKVVELLLDVGADVNAGQFTTLQNRRFALTPLHFALVKATLPAANIAKMLVKSGADLSLEAATAGRTLPYATIVRECSCGLCPGLDNYLLPNLLLPSYGAWYDGDTKSQPLVDLNARDWQGKTPLHFACESGHHAFIEQLVAGGANVLVEDNLGRTPLYYAAWPADRAVREKLVDILLRCGAALFMSVSAHFVIPLSQCDSFSAAMTWPSL; encoded by the exons ATGTGTAAGGACGAAGACGACCGCAAGAAGTTAGTGACCGGCCAGAACAAGGACGGACTCACGGCCCTGCACTTCGCGGCTCTGGGCGATGACCCGAAGGTCGTGGAGCTGCTGCTGGATGTGGGGGCTGATGTAAATGCTGGGCAGTTCACCACTTTGCAGAACCGACGCTTCGCCTTGACTCCTTTGCACTTTGCCCTCGTCAAGGCCACGCTTCCTGCCGCCAACATTGCAAAAATGCTGGTGAAGTCAGGAGCCGACCTCAGCTTGGAGGCAGCCACAGCCGGCAGGACGTTGCCATACGCGACGATCGTTAGAGAGTGTTCCTGCGGGCTTTGTCCAGGTTTGGACAATTACCTTTTACCCAATCTGCTGCTGCCCTCATACGGAGCTTGGTATGACGGTGACACCAAGAGC CAACCTTTGGTTGATCTCAATGCGAGAGACTGGCAGGGGAAAACCCCGCTGCATTTTGCCTGCGAGTCTGGGCACCATGCCTTCATTGAGCAGCTGGTCGCTGGCGGGGCCAACGTCCTGGTCGAGGACAACTTGGGCAGAACTCCGCTGTACTACGCCGCGTGGCCCGCGGACAGGGCGGTCCGTGAAAAGCTCGTGGACATTCTTCTGAGATGTGGAGCTGCCCTCTTCATGTCTGTCTCCGCCCATTTTGTCATTCCATTGTCCCAGTGCGACAGTTTTTCGGCCGCCATGACGTGGCCATCCTTGTGA